One Bradyrhizobium zhanjiangense DNA segment encodes these proteins:
- the fliF gene encoding flagellar basal-body MS-ring/collar protein FliF, with amino-acid sequence MLLSRAQVQQLLNNLLELGPRRLMALGLIGFAVLVTVVGGAYYLSRPEFETLYTGLTREDVTRMGAALREQNIAFDVNTAGDAVSVRPSQTMQARMLLAEKGLPTSANSGYELFDKIGSLGLTSFMQEVTKLRALEGEIARTVQLMKGVKAARVHIVMPVRGSFRATQQPPSASVVLRTDGAIEARTAQSIRHLVAAAIPGMSRDKVTVLDADGSMLLAEEDETSAAPTKMASLQKTVGGMVQENIRKALTPYLGLDNFEVSVAPQLSTDKRQINETVYDPESRAERSVRNVREKESSQNADRSTPTTVQQNLPDQQVNAGGSKNSSEDKTRREDVTNFEVSSKTTTTVSDGYSVKKLFIAVLVNRARLVADLGDKSNQAIIDSKLAEISQLAATAGGLDKQRGDQIQVTAVDFIEGSRELAPVPPISFVEMINKQLGSVINAVTILAVASMLVWFGLRPAVNGILTHRAEQEQTEAAEAAALEAAALALPDSEEAELNLVEDLEGKMQRTPQKRLEQIVRLDQMQAAAILKDWMRREEAA; translated from the coding sequence ATGCTGCTCAGTCGTGCGCAGGTACAGCAACTGCTCAACAATCTGCTGGAGCTTGGGCCACGACGCCTGATGGCCTTGGGGCTGATCGGCTTTGCCGTTCTCGTTACCGTCGTCGGCGGTGCCTACTATCTGAGCCGGCCGGAGTTCGAGACGCTCTATACCGGCCTCACCCGCGAAGACGTGACGCGCATGGGCGCCGCGCTGCGCGAGCAGAACATCGCCTTCGACGTCAATACGGCCGGAGACGCCGTCTCGGTGCGCCCGAGCCAGACCATGCAGGCGCGGATGCTGCTTGCCGAAAAGGGCCTGCCGACCAGTGCTAATTCCGGCTACGAGCTGTTCGACAAGATCGGCTCGCTCGGTCTGACCTCGTTCATGCAGGAGGTCACCAAGCTGCGGGCGCTGGAAGGCGAGATTGCGCGCACGGTGCAGCTGATGAAGGGCGTGAAGGCCGCGCGGGTGCATATCGTCATGCCCGTACGCGGCTCGTTCCGTGCAACGCAGCAGCCACCCTCGGCATCGGTCGTGCTGCGCACCGACGGCGCAATCGAGGCGCGCACGGCGCAGTCGATCCGTCATCTCGTCGCGGCCGCCATTCCCGGCATGAGCCGCGACAAGGTGACGGTGCTGGACGCCGACGGCTCGATGCTGCTCGCCGAAGAGGATGAGACCAGCGCCGCGCCGACCAAGATGGCAAGCCTCCAGAAGACGGTCGGCGGCATGGTGCAGGAGAACATCCGCAAGGCGCTGACGCCTTATCTGGGTCTCGACAATTTCGAGGTGAGCGTCGCACCGCAGCTCTCCACCGATAAGCGGCAGATCAATGAAACCGTCTACGATCCCGAGAGCCGCGCCGAGCGTTCGGTGCGGAACGTGCGCGAGAAGGAGTCTTCGCAGAACGCGGATCGGTCGACGCCGACAACTGTGCAGCAGAACCTCCCCGATCAGCAGGTGAACGCCGGCGGAAGCAAGAACTCCAGCGAGGACAAGACCCGCCGCGAGGACGTCACCAATTTCGAGGTGTCGTCCAAGACCACGACGACGGTGAGCGACGGCTATTCGGTCAAGAAACTCTTCATCGCGGTCCTGGTCAACCGCGCGCGCCTCGTCGCCGATCTCGGCGACAAGAGCAACCAGGCCATCATCGACAGCAAGCTCGCCGAGATCAGCCAGCTCGCGGCCACCGCCGGCGGACTGGACAAGCAGCGTGGCGACCAGATCCAGGTGACGGCCGTCGACTTCATTGAGGGCTCGCGCGAGCTGGCGCCGGTGCCGCCGATCAGTTTCGTCGAGATGATCAACAAGCAGCTCGGCAGCGTCATCAACGCGGTGACCATCCTCGCCGTTGCCTCGATGCTGGTCTGGTTCGGTCTTCGGCCGGCGGTCAACGGTATTCTCACCCATCGCGCCGAACAGGAGCAGACCGAGGCAGCAGAGGCTGCCGCCCTCGAGGCCGCGGCCCTTGCATTGCCTGACAGCGAGGAGGCCGAGCTCAACCTCGTCGAAGATCTCGAAGGCAAGATGCAGCGAACGCCGCAAAAGCGGCTGGAGCAGATCGTCCGGCTCGATCAGATGCAGGCGGCCGCGATCCTTAAAGACTGGATGCGACGCGAGGAGGCGGCATGA
- a CDS encoding flagellin has protein sequence MASSLLTNSAAMTALQTLRNVSASLQTTENRISTGQRVATASDNSAYWSIATSMRADNAALSAVSDSLGLSAATVDTEYTALNKVIGDSNSGLTKLQALLVEAKTAGIDRTKIQAEITQIQQDMKNVANAATFNGVNWLSTTATTPATVNLVSSFSRVGGTPTINTITVTVANYSLYTSTTAGILDTVSGTASVDTISIAALTDSATDQTTLDGYIAQVTAAINTVSQSAANLGAIKNRISNNTEFVKSLMDSVDRGIGQLVDADMNAESTRLQALQTQQQLGVQALSIANQNSQSILSLFRS, from the coding sequence ATGGCTTCCAGCCTGCTTACCAACTCCGCTGCAATGACTGCGCTCCAGACCCTCCGGAATGTCAGCGCCAGCCTGCAGACGACCGAAAACCGGATCTCGACCGGCCAGCGGGTCGCGACCGCTTCGGACAACTCGGCCTATTGGTCGATCGCGACTTCGATGCGCGCCGACAACGCTGCGCTCTCCGCCGTCTCCGACTCGCTCGGTCTGTCGGCTGCGACCGTCGACACCGAATACACCGCTCTGAACAAGGTCATCGGCGACAGCAACTCCGGCCTCACCAAGCTCCAGGCGCTGCTGGTCGAAGCCAAGACCGCCGGCATCGACCGCACCAAGATCCAGGCCGAAATCACCCAGATCCAGCAGGACATGAAGAACGTGGCCAACGCGGCGACGTTCAACGGCGTGAACTGGCTGAGCACCACCGCCACCACCCCGGCGACGGTGAACCTGGTCTCGTCGTTCTCGCGCGTCGGCGGCACGCCCACGATCAACACCATCACGGTGACGGTTGCCAACTACTCGCTCTACACCTCGACCACGGCCGGCATCCTGGACACGGTGAGCGGCACCGCATCGGTCGACACGATCAGCATCGCTGCGCTGACCGACTCGGCGACCGACCAGACCACGCTCGATGGCTACATCGCGCAGGTCACCGCCGCGATCAACACCGTCAGCCAGTCCGCCGCGAACCTCGGCGCCATCAAGAACCGCATCTCGAACAACACGGAGTTCGTGAAGTCGCTGATGGACTCGGTGGATCGCGGTATCGGCCAGCTCGTCGACGCCGACATGAACGCGGAATCGACCCGCCTTCAGGCGCTCCAGACCCAGCAGCAGCTCGGCGTTCAAGCGCTCTCGATCGCCAACCAGAACAGCCAGAGCATCCTGTCGCTGTTCCGCAGCTAA
- a CDS encoding flagellin yields MSSLLTNSSAMTALQTLRSVSSQLSTTQTRISTGQRVATASDNAAYWSIATSMRADNAALSAVSDSLGLSAATVDTEYTALNKVLGDSNSGLTKLQSLLVEAKTAGIDRSKIQSEITQIQQDMKNVASAATFNGVNWLSTTATTPATVNLVSSFSRVGATPTTGSITVTVANYSLYTSTTSGILDTVSGSASVDTINIGALTDSAADQTTLDGYIAQVTAAIGTVSSGAANLGAIKNRISNNSEFVKSLMDSVDRGIGQLVDADMNQESTRLAALQVQQQLGVQALSIANNNSQSILSLFR; encoded by the coding sequence ATGTCAAGCCTGCTCACGAACTCGTCCGCCATGACCGCGCTCCAGACCCTGCGGTCTGTCAGCTCGCAACTCTCCACGACGCAGACCCGGATCTCCACCGGCCAGCGCGTGGCCACCGCCTCCGACAACGCCGCCTACTGGTCGATCGCGACCTCGATGCGCGCCGACAACGCCGCGCTCTCCGCCGTCTCCGACTCGCTCGGTCTGTCGGCCGCGACCGTCGATACCGAATATACCGCTCTGAACAAGGTTCTCGGTGACAGCAACTCGGGCCTGACCAAGCTCCAGTCGCTGCTGGTCGAAGCCAAGACTGCTGGTATCGATCGCAGCAAGATCCAGTCGGAAATCACCCAGATCCAGCAGGACATGAAGAACGTGGCCAGCGCGGCGACGTTCAACGGCGTCAACTGGCTGAGCACCACCGCCACCACGCCGGCGACGGTCAATCTCGTGTCGTCGTTCTCGCGCGTCGGCGCCACGCCGACCACCGGCTCGATCACCGTCACCGTCGCGAACTACTCGCTCTACACCTCGACCACGAGCGGCATCTTGGACACGGTGAGCGGCAGTGCGTCGGTGGACACCATCAACATCGGTGCACTGACCGACTCGGCGGCTGACCAGACCACGCTCGATGGCTACATCGCGCAGGTCACCGCTGCGATCGGCACGGTCTCCTCGGGTGCCGCCAACCTCGGCGCCATCAAGAACCGCATCTCGAACAACTCGGAGTTCGTGAAGTCGCTGATGGATTCGGTTGATCGCGGTATCGGCCAGCTCGTCGACGCCGACATGAACCAGGAGTCCACCCGCCTGGCGGCCCTCCAGGTCCAGCAGCAGCTCGGCGTTCAGGCGCTCTCGATCGCCAACAACAACAGCCAGAGCATCCTGTCGCTGTTCCGCTAA
- the fliP gene encoding flagellar type III secretion system pore protein FliP (The bacterial flagellar biogenesis protein FliP forms a type III secretion system (T3SS)-type pore required for flagellar assembly.) translates to MRVRILLLALILVVLPEVALAQIPDLNSLLPPGNGSTSGRIIQLMALITVLSVAPGLLIMVTSFTRFAVALSFLRAGLGLQTTPANLVLISLALFMTFYVMAPTFDRAWETGVQPLMKNEISEEEAYLKITDPFREFMLAHVRDKDLQTFEALAAESFRKKFDDKRIDMRVIIPAFMISELRRSFEIGFLIILPFLVIDMIVATLTMSMGMMMMPPTILALPFKMLFFVLIDGWNLLASGLVRSFS, encoded by the coding sequence GTGAGAGTGAGAATCCTGCTGCTCGCGTTGATCCTGGTCGTGCTGCCCGAAGTGGCGCTGGCCCAGATTCCGGACCTCAACTCGCTGCTGCCGCCCGGCAACGGCTCGACCAGCGGCCGCATCATCCAGCTGATGGCGCTGATCACGGTGCTGTCGGTGGCGCCGGGCCTGCTCATCATGGTGACGAGCTTCACGCGATTTGCGGTCGCGCTGTCGTTCCTGCGCGCCGGTCTCGGCCTTCAGACCACGCCGGCCAACCTGGTGCTGATCAGCCTCGCGCTGTTCATGACCTTCTACGTGATGGCGCCGACATTCGACCGCGCCTGGGAGACCGGCGTCCAGCCGCTGATGAAGAACGAGATCTCGGAGGAAGAGGCCTATCTGAAGATCACCGATCCGTTCCGCGAGTTCATGCTGGCCCACGTTCGCGACAAGGATCTCCAGACCTTCGAGGCGCTCGCTGCGGAAAGCTTTCGCAAGAAGTTCGACGACAAGCGCATCGACATGCGCGTCATCATTCCGGCCTTCATGATCTCCGAGCTCAGGCGTTCGTTCGAGATCGGATTCCTCATTATCCTGCCGTTCCTCGTCATCGACATGATCGTGGCGACGCTGACCATGTCGATGGGCATGATGATGATGCCGCCGACGATCCTCGCGCTGCCGTTCAAGATGCTGTTCTTCGTGCTGATCGACGGCTGGAACCTGCTCGCCTCCGGACTGGTGCGGTCGTTCTCCTGA
- a CDS encoding flagellar basal body-associated FliL family protein codes for MRLIAAIVVLTLVAIGAGALAGLHLFAAAERVADAKNSATPPPIASSYAGSARLRKLSPIVTNLAAPANNWARVEASMVTESMSDEDAGILAAHISEDIITYLRSASVGQFEGSRGLQHLRDDLTERANIRSSGKVRELIIETLVIQ; via the coding sequence ATGCGCCTGATTGCGGCCATTGTCGTGCTGACCCTTGTCGCGATCGGTGCGGGCGCGCTTGCCGGCCTGCATCTGTTTGCGGCCGCCGAGCGCGTCGCCGATGCGAAGAACAGCGCCACGCCGCCGCCGATTGCTTCGAGCTACGCCGGCAGCGCGCGGCTTCGAAAACTGTCCCCGATCGTGACCAATCTCGCTGCCCCTGCCAACAATTGGGCCCGCGTCGAGGCCTCCATGGTGACCGAGAGCATGAGCGACGAGGATGCCGGCATCCTGGCCGCCCACATCAGCGAGGACATCATCACCTATCTGCGGTCGGCGTCGGTTGGCCAGTTCGAGGGATCGCGCGGGCTCCAGCACCTGCGCGACGACCTGACCGAGCGCGCCAATATCCGCTCGTCGGGCAAGGTCCGCGAATTGATCATTGAGACATTGGTGATCCAGTGA
- the flgH gene encoding flagellar basal body L-ring protein FlgH, producing the protein MKKPILILQLVLASVFLAGCFHDPAEVLTGPQMSPVGSGLRTQADPIPVTPRMHTPVSYRSTWDDGTDLYRDPRARRTGDVVTVIISMQDKAKLDNKTGRSRDSQVKFGLDWLMDVAGWSDKGQTNANLSTNTQIKGNGQIDRTEDIKLSIAAIVTDVLPNGNMMISGSQEFRVNTEMRVLNVGGIVRPRDISRANTISYDKIAEARVSYGGRGNLSDVQQPGWGHRIYDAVAPF; encoded by the coding sequence ATGAAGAAGCCGATCCTCATCCTCCAACTCGTACTGGCGTCCGTCTTCCTGGCCGGATGCTTCCATGATCCGGCCGAGGTTCTGACCGGCCCGCAAATGTCGCCGGTCGGCAGCGGCTTGAGGACCCAGGCCGATCCGATCCCGGTGACGCCGCGCATGCATACGCCCGTCAGCTATCGATCGACCTGGGACGACGGCACCGATCTCTACCGCGATCCCCGCGCCCGGCGTACCGGCGACGTCGTGACGGTGATCATCTCGATGCAGGACAAGGCCAAGCTCGACAACAAGACCGGCCGCTCGCGCGATTCGCAGGTCAAGTTCGGACTCGACTGGCTGATGGACGTCGCAGGATGGAGCGACAAGGGCCAGACCAACGCCAATCTCAGCACCAACACCCAGATCAAGGGTAACGGCCAGATCGACCGCACCGAGGATATCAAGCTCTCGATCGCCGCCATCGTCACCGACGTGCTGCCGAACGGCAATATGATGATCAGCGGCTCGCAGGAATTCCGCGTCAACACCGAGATGCGCGTGCTCAATGTCGGCGGCATCGTGCGTCCGCGCGACATCTCGCGAGCCAACACGATCTCCTACGACAAGATCGCTGAGGCGCGCGTGTCCTATGGTGGCCGCGGCAATCTGTCTGACGTGCAGCAGCCTGGATGGGGACACCGGATCTATGACGCCGTGGCACCATTCTGA
- a CDS encoding MotE family protein, translating to MLNLDHKAKLLLVAVWTLAGASPVLALDEAKPSRPLNLLSFARARASGPQKPGTPSTPNPGGSASVHATAWAAEDSGPAITGAVPASETPAPAPVRAAKPGSVTAPPKPTPPQAAVSVDNDVALFCSNVADPAVDARLAWQLKELEKAENLLRERIAEVEAKRAEYEKWMALRDDFLKKAEASVVEIYSRMKPEAAATQIAGMADETAAAVLAKLSPRSSSAIFNEMDTARAAHLADLLGGMRRVDDGKTK from the coding sequence ATGCTGAATCTGGATCACAAAGCCAAACTCCTCCTCGTCGCGGTGTGGACGCTTGCGGGCGCTTCGCCCGTGCTGGCGCTGGACGAGGCGAAGCCATCGAGGCCGCTCAACCTGCTCTCCTTCGCGCGTGCCCGCGCGTCCGGACCGCAGAAGCCGGGCACGCCGTCCACCCCGAATCCGGGCGGAAGCGCCTCCGTCCATGCGACGGCGTGGGCGGCGGAAGATTCAGGTCCGGCTATCACCGGCGCCGTGCCGGCTTCCGAGACGCCGGCGCCGGCACCTGTACGTGCAGCCAAACCCGGCAGCGTCACGGCGCCGCCGAAGCCCACACCGCCACAGGCCGCCGTGTCCGTCGACAATGACGTCGCGCTGTTCTGCAGCAACGTGGCCGACCCCGCCGTCGATGCAAGGCTGGCCTGGCAGCTCAAGGAGCTGGAGAAGGCCGAGAACCTGCTGCGCGAACGGATCGCCGAGGTCGAGGCCAAGCGTGCCGAATACGAGAAGTGGATGGCGCTGCGCGACGATTTCCTGAAGAAAGCCGAAGCCAGCGTCGTCGAGATCTATTCGCGCATGAAGCCGGAGGCTGCGGCGACCCAGATTGCCGGCATGGCCGACGAGACCGCCGCCGCCGTGCTCGCCAAGCTCAGCCCGAGGAGCTCGAGCGCAATCTTCAACGAGATGGATACGGCGCGCGCGGCGCACCTCGCCGACCTGCTCGGCGGGATGCGCCGTGTGGATGACGGAAAGACCAAATAG
- the flgI gene encoding flagellar basal body P-ring protein FlgI, giving the protein MTRVLLALVLLLATASAQAAVRIKDIADIKGLRENQIVGYGLVIGLNGTGDTLRNAPFTEQSLQSMLENMGINVRNETTSTNNPTRPTTLRTRNVAAVMVTADLPPSIGAGERMDVTVSSLGDATSLLGGTLVMTSLRAADGAVYAVAQGAITVAGYSVGGQAQNVSQGTPTAGRIPNGALVEREVQGSLHEMEFLVLELKNPDFVTATRILDAINRYAGGRYRAQIAFERDYRTIVLSKPRNIGPVRFLAEIGELTVEPDTPARVVINERTGTVVIGRDVRISTVAVTHGNLTVRVTELPVVSQPAPFSRGQTVVVPQTVVEANEAGAQVAILSGVDLQRLVRGLNQIGLKPSGIIAILQAIKTAGALQADVIVQ; this is encoded by the coding sequence ATGACCAGAGTCCTGCTTGCGCTCGTCCTCCTCCTCGCTACCGCCAGCGCCCAGGCCGCGGTCCGCATCAAGGACATCGCGGACATCAAGGGACTGCGCGAGAACCAGATCGTCGGCTATGGCCTCGTCATCGGCCTGAACGGCACCGGCGACACGCTCCGCAATGCGCCGTTCACGGAACAGTCCCTGCAGTCGATGCTCGAGAACATGGGCATCAATGTCAGGAACGAGACCACGAGCACCAACAATCCCACGCGTCCGACGACGCTGCGCACACGCAACGTCGCGGCCGTGATGGTGACCGCGGACCTGCCGCCCTCGATCGGAGCCGGCGAGCGGATGGACGTGACCGTGTCGTCGCTCGGCGATGCGACCTCGCTGCTCGGCGGCACGCTGGTGATGACGTCGCTGCGGGCGGCGGATGGTGCGGTCTATGCGGTCGCGCAAGGCGCGATCACGGTCGCCGGCTACAGCGTCGGCGGCCAGGCGCAGAACGTCAGCCAGGGCACGCCGACCGCGGGGCGCATCCCGAACGGCGCGCTGGTCGAGCGCGAAGTGCAGGGAAGCCTCCATGAAATGGAATTCCTGGTGCTGGAGCTCAAGAACCCGGACTTCGTTACCGCAACGCGCATTCTCGACGCCATCAACCGCTACGCCGGCGGCCGCTATCGCGCGCAGATCGCCTTCGAGCGCGACTATCGCACGATCGTGCTGTCGAAGCCGCGCAACATCGGCCCGGTCCGATTCCTGGCCGAAATCGGCGAGCTAACGGTCGAGCCGGACACGCCCGCACGGGTGGTGATCAACGAGCGCACCGGCACGGTGGTGATCGGACGCGACGTACGGATATCGACCGTTGCCGTGACGCACGGCAATCTGACGGTGCGCGTCACCGAGCTTCCCGTGGTCTCGCAGCCGGCGCCCTTCTCGCGAGGTCAGACGGTGGTCGTTCCGCAGACCGTGGTCGAGGCCAACGAGGCCGGCGCGCAGGTGGCGATCCTGAGCGGCGTCGATCTCCAGCGCCTAGTACGCGGGCTGAATCAGATCGGACTGAAACCATCAGGCATCATCGCCATCCTCCAGGCGATCAAGACGGCCGGCGCGCTCCAGGCCGATGTCATCGTGCAATGA
- the flgA gene encoding flagellar basal body P-ring formation chaperone FlgA, giving the protein MLNRVGLIMRGLAAVLLVLASARLAAAEEKRLPVPAVSIRAGELIRDDMITERAFAPSLLGVAMFIEGRQVLVGRMARRTLLPGQPIPTNSVEDPWTVARGAMVKVVVEDSGLSIVTYGSAMQSGAAGALIPVRNTDTGVIIRGIVQPDGTVKVVDGS; this is encoded by the coding sequence ATGTTGAACAGGGTGGGCCTGATCATGCGCGGGTTGGCCGCCGTGCTGCTGGTTCTCGCCTCGGCGCGCCTGGCGGCGGCCGAGGAGAAGCGGCTTCCCGTGCCGGCCGTCTCGATCCGCGCGGGCGAGCTGATCCGGGACGACATGATCACCGAGCGCGCCTTCGCGCCGAGCCTGCTCGGCGTTGCCATGTTCATCGAAGGACGCCAGGTCCTGGTCGGTCGCATGGCGCGGCGCACGCTGCTGCCGGGCCAGCCGATCCCGACCAATTCGGTGGAGGATCCCTGGACGGTTGCCCGCGGTGCCATGGTCAAGGTCGTGGTGGAGGACAGCGGCCTGTCCATCGTCACCTACGGCTCGGCGATGCAATCGGGCGCGGCCGGCGCGCTCATCCCGGTGCGAAACACCGACACCGGCGTGATCATCAGGGGCATCGTCCAGCCGGACGGCACGGTCAAGGTCGTGGATGGGTCATGA
- the flgG gene encoding flagellar basal-body rod protein FlgG, with protein MKSLAIAATGMNAQQTNIEVIANNIANINSTSYKRARAEFTDLFYQMDRMQGVANVNGSSPIPEGANLGLGVKSAAIRKLHIQGALTQTGNPYDLAINGRGWFQVLGPNNEVQYTRAGSFNTNANGQLVTIDGYLLDPAITVPQGTVEVTVNQTGQVFAKLDTEINPRQIGQLNLANFANEAGLEPLGSNLYRETTASGTPVVGLPGDSGYGKINQKYLEASNVDPVKEITELISAQRAYEMNAKVIQASDEMASTVSKGMR; from the coding sequence GTGAAATCGCTCGCTATTGCGGCCACTGGCATGAACGCCCAGCAGACCAACATCGAGGTCATCGCCAACAACATCGCCAACATCAACTCGACGTCGTACAAGCGGGCGCGCGCGGAATTCACCGATCTGTTCTATCAGATGGACCGGATGCAGGGTGTCGCCAATGTCAACGGCTCCTCGCCGATTCCGGAGGGTGCCAATCTCGGCCTCGGCGTCAAGTCGGCGGCGATCCGCAAGCTGCACATCCAGGGCGCGCTGACGCAGACCGGCAATCCCTACGACCTCGCCATCAATGGCCGCGGCTGGTTTCAGGTACTGGGCCCCAACAACGAGGTGCAATACACCCGCGCCGGCTCGTTCAATACGAATGCCAACGGCCAGCTCGTCACGATCGACGGCTATCTGCTGGACCCCGCGATCACGGTGCCGCAGGGAACGGTCGAGGTCACGGTCAACCAGACCGGACAGGTGTTCGCCAAGCTGGACACGGAAATAAATCCGCGGCAGATCGGCCAGCTCAATCTCGCCAATTTCGCCAACGAGGCGGGGCTCGAGCCGCTCGGCAGCAATCTCTACCGCGAGACGACCGCGTCCGGTACGCCGGTCGTCGGGCTGCCGGGCGATTCCGGCTACGGCAAGATCAACCAGAAATATCTCGAAGCCTCGAACGTCGATCCCGTCAAGGAAATCACCGAGTTGATCTCGGCGCAGCGTGCCTACGAAATGAACGCCAAGGTCATCCAGGCCTCGGATGAAATGGCCTCGACTGTCTCGAAGGGCATGCGCTAG
- a CDS encoding flagellar hook-basal body complex protein FliE translates to MLEAISSTAISAGQVASRATETQAISPGATTAIQASDDVGFESVMKQVTTDAIGTLKAGEAASISAIQGKESTRRVVEALMSAEQALQTAVAVRDKVVQAYQEVVRMSI, encoded by the coding sequence ATGCTTGAGGCGATTTCATCCACGGCGATCTCTGCTGGGCAAGTCGCGAGCCGCGCGACCGAGACGCAGGCCATCTCGCCGGGGGCGACGACCGCGATCCAGGCCAGTGACGATGTCGGCTTCGAATCGGTGATGAAGCAGGTGACGACGGACGCGATCGGAACGCTGAAGGCGGGCGAGGCGGCGTCGATCTCGGCGATACAGGGCAAGGAATCGACGCGGCGCGTCGTGGAGGCGCTGATGTCGGCCGAGCAGGCCTTGCAGACGGCGGTCGCGGTTCGCGACAAGGTCGTGCAGGCCTACCAAGAAGTCGTTCGGATGTCGATTTGA
- the flgC gene encoding flagellar basal body rod protein FlgC — MLDSLQSSLTVASSGLEAQSTRMRIVSENLANATSTGRTAGADPYQRKTITFDAAMDRASGAQLAKVKEIGVDTTPYRVEYDPGHPAADKAGYVKLPNVNMMIEMADMREVNRSYEANLQVVKQVRSMLGMTIDLLRS, encoded by the coding sequence ATGCTGGACTCTCTGCAGTCGTCATTGACCGTCGCAAGCTCCGGGCTCGAGGCGCAATCGACGCGCATGCGCATCGTCTCGGAGAACCTCGCCAACGCGACGTCGACCGGGCGCACCGCCGGGGCTGATCCGTATCAGCGCAAGACCATCACCTTCGATGCCGCCATGGACCGTGCCTCGGGTGCACAGCTTGCGAAAGTCAAGGAGATCGGGGTCGACACCACGCCGTACCGCGTCGAGTACGACCCGGGGCATCCCGCCGCCGACAAGGCCGGCTACGTCAAGCTGCCGAACGTCAACATGATGATCGAGATGGCCGACATGCGTGAGGTCAACCGGTCCTATGAGGCCAATCTCCAGGTCGTGAAACAAGTGCGGTCGATGCTGGGAATGACCATCGACCTCTTGAGGAGCTGA
- the flgB gene encoding flagellar basal body rod protein FlgB, whose amino-acid sequence MDQNGAIVGPLYLFELASSQARYLELRQSTIATNVANANTPGFKARDVEPFNKVLDGMPVRLATTSPSHMQLSAAEIDTRKIAKKDSWEVVHSGNSVSLEQEMIKGNDVNRDYSMNSAIVRSFHRMVLSSAKA is encoded by the coding sequence ATGGACCAGAACGGGGCTATCGTGGGACCGCTTTATCTCTTCGAACTCGCATCGTCGCAGGCGCGCTACCTCGAACTCCGCCAGTCGACCATCGCCACCAACGTCGCCAACGCCAACACGCCGGGCTTCAAGGCGCGCGACGTCGAGCCCTTCAACAAGGTGCTCGACGGCATGCCGGTCAGGCTCGCGACGACGTCGCCCTCGCACATGCAGTTGTCCGCCGCCGAGATCGACACGCGCAAGATCGCCAAGAAGGACAGCTGGGAAGTGGTTCACTCCGGCAATTCGGTCAGTCTGGAGCAGGAGATGATCAAGGGCAACGACGTCAATCGCGACTATTCGATGAACTCGGCGATCGTGCGGTCGTTTCACCGCATGGTCCTGTCGAGCGCAAAGGCTTGA